The Primulina eburnea isolate SZY01 chromosome 8, ASM2296580v1, whole genome shotgun sequence genome contains a region encoding:
- the LOC140839682 gene encoding beta-amyrin 28-monooxygenase-like — MSPNPILKLPAQNHTIKQHFYLNLDMEFFYVSLLSLFLLFVLLSLNFLFYRNKSTHGGTPLPPGKTGWPVVGESLEFLSTGWKGYPEKFIFDRIAKYSSQVFRTHLLGEPAAVFCGASGNKFLFSNENKLVQAWWPSSVDKVFPSSNQTSSKEEAIKMRKMLPNFFKPEALQRYVGIMDHIARRHFADGWENKEEIVVFPLAKNYTFWLACRLFVSIEDPIHVAKFADPFNLLASGLISVPVDLPGTPFNKAIKASNFIRKELISIIKQRKIDLAEGKATATQDILSHMLLTSDENGKFMNELDIADKILGLLIGGHDTASSACTFVVKYLAELPEIYDGVYKEQMEIANAKAPGELLNWEDIQKMKYSWNVACEVLRLAPPLQGAFREALSDFTFNGFSIPKGWKIYWSANSTHINPECFPDPRKFDPSRFEGSGPAPYTFVPFGGGPRMCPGKEYARLEILVFMHHLVKRFKWEKVIADEKIVVNPMPVPAKGLPVRLFPHKA, encoded by the exons ATGAGCCCGAATCCCATACTAAAATTACCTGCACAAAACCACACAATTAAACAGCATTTTTATCTGAACTTGGACATGGAATTCTTCTATGTATCTCTCCTCTCCCTCTTCCTCCTCTTTGTTCTTCTTTCCCTCAACTTCCTCTTTTACAGGAACAAATCCACTCATGGAGGCACTCCCCTCCCACCGGGGAAAACCGGCTGGCCGGTTGTCGGTGAAAGCCTCGAGTTCCTCTCCACAGGCTGGAAGGGATACCCGGAGAAATTCATATTCGACCGAATAGCTAAGTACTCGTCTCAAGTATTCAGAACCCATCTTTTGGGCGAACCGGCGGCCGTTTTTTGTGGCGCGAGCGGCAACAAGTTCTTGTTTTCTAATGAGAATAAGCTTGTTCAAGCATGGTGGCCTAGTTCTGTGGACAAGGTGTTCCCATCTTCTAACCAAACTTCTTCAAAGGAAGAGGCTATCAAGATGAGAAAAAtgctcccaaatttctttaaaCCCGAAGCGTTGCAACGGTACGTGGGGATAATGGATCATATAGCGAGAAGACACTTTGCGGACGGGTGGGAAAACAAGGAAGAAATAGTGGTGTTCCCCCTCGCAAAGAACTACACTTTCTGGCTCGCGTGTAGGCTGTTTGTGAGCATTGAGGATCCAATTCACGTGGCTAAATTTGCTGATCCTTTCAATCTTTTGGCTTCTGGTTTGATCTCAGTCCCTGTAGACTTGCCCGGAACACCGTTTAACAAGGCGATCAAGGCATCGAATTTCATCAGGAAAGAGCTTATTTCCATCATCAAACAACGAAAAATCGATCTAGCAGAGGGAAAAGCCACTGCTACACAAGACATACTGTCGCACATGCTGCTTACAAGCGATGAAAATGGGAAATTCATGAATGAATTGGACATCGCCGATAAGATCTTGGGTCTGCTCATTGGTGGGCACGATACTGCTAGCTCTGCTTGCACTTTCGTCGTCAAATACCTTGCGGAGTTGCCTGAAATCTACGACGGAGTCTACAAGG AACAAATGGAAATTGCAAATGCAAAGGCTCCCGGTGAATTATTGAATTGGGAAGATATTCAAAAGATGAAATATTCATGGAATGTTGCGTGTGAAGTGTTGAGGCTTGCACCACCCCTCCAAGGAGCTTTTAGAGAAGCCCTCTCCGATTTCACCTTCAATGGTTTCTCTATTCCAAAGGGTTGGAAG ATATACTGGAGCGCGAACTCGACACACATCAACCCCGAGTGTTTCCCTGATCCGAGAAAGTTCGACCCATCTCGGTTTGAAGGATCCGGACCCGCCCCATATACATTTGTTCCGTTCGGCGGAGGCCCGAGAATGTGCCCCGGAAAGGAGTATGCCCGTCTAGAGATACTTGTATTCATGCATCATCTTGTCAAGAGATTCAAGTGGGAGAAAGTTATTGCCGATGAAAAGATTGTGGTGAACCCAATGCCTGTTCCGGCCAAGGGACTGCCTGTTCGCCTTTTTCCACACAAGGCATGA
- the LOC140839683 gene encoding beta-amyrin 28-monooxygenase-like has translation MEFFYVSLLCIFVSFVFLSLNLLFYKTKPGSGTLPPGKTGWPVIGESLEFLSTGWKGHPEKFIFDRISKYSSNVFRTHLLGEPAAVFCGSSGNKFLFSNENKLVQAWWPSSVDKVFPSSNQTSSKEEAIKMRKMLPNFFKPEALQRYVGIMDHIARRHFADGWENKEEIVVFPLAKNYTFWLACRLFVSIEDPNHVAKFADPFNLLASGLISIPIDLPGTPFNKAIKASNFIRKELVSIIKQRKIDLAEGKATATQDILSHMLLTSDENGKFMNELDIADKILGLLIGGHDTASSACTFIVKYLAELPEIYDGVYKEQMEIAKSKAPGELLTWDDIQKMKYSWNVACEVLRLAPPLQGAFREAITDFVFNGFSIPKGWKLYWSANSTHKNPEFFPEPKKFDPSRFEGSGPAPYTFVPFGGGPRMCPGKEYARLEILVFMHHLVKRFKWEKLIADEKTVVNPMPIPAKGLPVRLFPHKA, from the exons ATGGAGTTCTTTTATGTCTCTCTTCTTTGCATATTTGTTTCTTTTGTATTCCTCTCCCTTAACCTACTCTTTTACAAGACAAAACCTGGCTCCGGGACCCTGCCTCCGGGCAAAACCGGTTGGCCAGTTATCGGTGAAAGCCTCGAATTCCTCTCCACCGGATGGAAGGGACACCCTGAAAAGTTCATCTTCGACAGAATCTCTAAGTACTCGTCAAATGTCTTTAGGACTCACCTTTTAGGCGAACCGGCTGCCGTTTTCTGCGGTTCGAGTGGCAACAAGTTCTTGTTTTCTAATGAGAATAAGCTTGTTCAAGCATGGTGGCCGAGTTCGGTGGACAAAGTTTTCCCATCTTCTAACcaaacttcatccaaagaaGAGGCTATCAAGATGAGAAAAATGCTACCCAATTTCTTTAAACCCGAAGCGTTGCAACGGTACGTGGGGATAATGGATCATATAGCGAGAAGACACTTTGCGGACGGGTGGGAAAACAAGGAAGAAATAGTGGTGTTCCCCCTCGCAAAGAACTACACTTTCTGGCTCGCGTGTAGACTTTTTGTGAGCATTGAGGATCCAAATCATGTGGCTAAATTTGCTGATCCTTTCAATCTTTTGGCTTCTGGTTTGATCTCAATCCCTATAGACTTACCCGGAACACCGTTTAACAAGGCGATCAAGGCATCAAATTTCATCAGGAAAGAGCTTGTTTCCATCATCAAACAGCGAAAAATTGATCTAGCAGAGGGAAAAGCCACGGCTACACAAGACATACTGTCGCACATGCTGCTTACAAGCGATGAAAATGGGAAATTTATGAATGAATTGGACATCGCCGATAAGATCTTGGGTCTGCTTATTGGTGGGCACGATACTGCTAGCTCTGCATGCACTTTCATCGTCAAATATCTTGCGGAGTTGCCTGAAATCTACGACGGAGTTTATAAAG AACAAATGGAGATTGCTAAATCAAAAGCTCCAGGCGAGTTGTTGACTTGGGATGATATTCAGAAGATGAAATATTCATGGAATGTTGCGTGTGAAGTTTTGAGGCTCGCACCACCTCTCCAAGGAGCTTTTAGAGAAGCCATTACCGATTTTGTTTTCAACGGGTTTTCGATTCCAAAGGGTTGGaag CTATATTGGAGTGCAAACTCAACACACAAAAACCCAGAATTCTTCCCGGAGCCCAAGAAGTTCGACCCGTCTCGGTTCGAAGGTTCCGGACCCGCCCCGTACACATTCGTGCCGTTCGGCGGAGGCCCGAGAATGTGCCCCGGAAAGGAGTATGCCCGTTTAGAGATACTTGTATTCATGCATCATCTTGTGAAGAGATTCAAATGGGAGAAACTTATAGCAGACGAGAAAACAGTTGTCAATCCAATGCCAATTCCTGCTAAGGGTCTTCCAGTTCGACTGTTCCCTCATAAAgcttga